The Asticcacaulis excentricus genome has a segment encoding these proteins:
- a CDS encoding ETC complex I subunit, with the protein MFARIFKPSKTAMQSGKAKTQDWVLEFEPASARTPDPLMGWISAADTHTQVRLSFDTKEQAMAYAETHGIPFRLIEPETPPKIIKAYADNFASNRRQSWTH; encoded by the coding sequence ATGTTCGCGCGCATCTTCAAGCCGTCCAAGACCGCCATGCAGTCGGGCAAGGCCAAGACTCAGGATTGGGTGCTGGAGTTCGAACCGGCCTCGGCGCGCACGCCCGACCCGCTGATGGGCTGGATTTCGGCGGCGGACACTCATACCCAGGTGCGCCTCTCCTTCGATACCAAGGAACAGGCCATGGCCTATGCCGAAACCCACGGCATCCCGTTTCGCCTGATCGAGCCGGAAACCCCGCCGAAGATCATCAAGGCCTATGCCGACAATTTCGCGTCCAACCGCCGTCAGAGCTGGACGCACTAA
- a CDS encoding RidA family protein, whose amino-acid sequence MRQLISSGSPFEPTIGFSRAVRIGNRIEVAGTTAMRDGKLVGAGDCYLQTKTILETIVKAVEEAGGSVTDIIRTRIFLTDMSLWQEAARAHGEVFGEIRPASSFLGTSALINPEWLVEIEASAQIEA is encoded by the coding sequence ATGCGTCAGCTTATTTCTTCCGGTTCGCCGTTTGAACCGACCATCGGGTTTTCGCGCGCCGTGCGTATCGGCAACCGTATCGAAGTCGCGGGCACCACGGCCATGCGCGATGGCAAGTTGGTCGGGGCAGGGGATTGCTACCTGCAAACCAAAACCATCCTCGAAACCATCGTCAAGGCGGTGGAAGAGGCGGGCGGTTCGGTGACTGACATCATCCGCACGCGCATCTTCCTGACCGATATGTCGCTGTGGCAGGAAGCCGCCCGCGCCCACGGTGAAGTGTTTGGTGAGATTCGTCCGGCGTCGAGCTTTCTCGGCACCTCGGCCCTGATCAACCCCGAATGGCTGGTTGAGATCGAAGCCTCGGCTCAGATAGAAGCGTAA
- a CDS encoding amino acid ABC transporter substrate-binding protein: MSVFRPLSRLAAPLALAGLVCGLTACNQGQKATDDKPAQAPEATLTPTQSDSATLKAVLTRGRVNCGVHPGLIGFSYKDNSGRWRGFDVDFCRALAAAIFSDADKVTYVPLTTTERFEALKTGKVDVLWRSTSWTLSRDAADQVDYAGINYYDGQGFLVRKSLRLNSATELNGARICVQTGSTSELNLADFFRARGLKYNPVVVKNEDEGRDAYAASQCDALSSDVSALAAARTTLSDPTAHTILPEIISKEPLGPVVRQGDDQWTGIVRWTLYATIAGEELGVTSQSVKADQLESPNPEVRRLLGSEGNLGGTLGLGPEWAYNIVSQVGNYGEIFDRNIGADSPLKLSRGLNAQWNASERGLLYSPPVR; the protein is encoded by the coding sequence ATGTCCGTGTTCCGCCCCCTGTCCCGCCTTGCCGCGCCGCTCGCTCTGGCCGGTCTTGTGTGCGGTCTGACGGCGTGTAATCAGGGACAAAAGGCCACAGACGACAAACCCGCTCAGGCCCCCGAGGCCACGCTCACCCCCACCCAAAGCGACAGTGCCACGCTAAAAGCCGTCTTGACGCGCGGACGGGTCAATTGCGGCGTGCATCCCGGTCTGATCGGTTTTTCGTATAAGGACAATTCCGGACGCTGGCGTGGGTTCGACGTCGATTTTTGCCGCGCTCTGGCCGCCGCCATCTTTTCCGACGCCGATAAGGTGACCTATGTGCCGCTCACCACGACCGAACGGTTCGAGGCGCTGAAAACCGGAAAGGTCGATGTGCTGTGGCGTTCGACCTCCTGGACCCTGTCGCGCGACGCTGCGGATCAGGTCGATTACGCCGGCATCAACTATTATGACGGTCAGGGTTTTCTGGTGCGCAAATCCCTGCGGCTGAACAGCGCCACCGAATTGAACGGTGCGCGCATCTGCGTGCAGACGGGTTCGACCAGCGAGCTTAATCTGGCCGACTTTTTCCGCGCGCGCGGGCTGAAATACAACCCCGTCGTGGTCAAGAACGAGGACGAGGGGCGCGACGCCTATGCCGCCAGTCAGTGCGATGCCCTGAGCAGCGACGTGTCGGCTCTGGCGGCAGCGCGCACGACGCTGAGCGACCCGACGGCTCACACCATTTTGCCGGAAATCATCTCGAAGGAGCCTTTGGGGCCGGTCGTGCGGCAAGGCGATGACCAGTGGACGGGCATTGTGCGCTGGACGCTCTACGCGACCATTGCCGGTGAGGAACTGGGCGTCACGAGCCAGTCAGTAAAAGCGGATCAACTGGAGTCCCCAAATCCAGAGGTCCGTCGACTTCTGGGCTCAGAGGGCAATCTGGGTGGCACTCTGGGGCTGGGGCCGGAATGGGCCTATAATATCGTATCGCAGGTCGGCAATTACGGTGAAATCTTCGACCGCAATATCGGCGCAGACTCGCCGCTTAAGCTGTCGCGCGGGCTGAATGCGCAATGGAACGCGTCCGAACGCGGCCTGCTCTATTCGCCACCCGTGCGCTGA
- a CDS encoding CTP synthase: MARFVFITGGVVSSLGKGLASAALGALLQARGYKVRLRKLDPYLNVDPGTMSPYQHGEVFVTDDGAETDLDLGHYERFTAVNARKTDNITTGRIYSNIIEKERRGDYLGATVQVIPHVTDQIKSFVLSDQGDADFILVEIGGTVGDIEGLPFFEAIRQLGQELPRRQCCFIHLTLLPFVKTAGEMKTKPTQHSVKELRSIGIQPDILLCRSEYEIPREERRKIGLFCNVRETAVIQALDSANIYAVPIDYHREGFDNEVLSVFGIEDAPQPDLSMWEDITHRYAKPDGEVSIAIVGKYTVLKDAYKSLIEAVYHGGMANRVKVNIEWVESETFEDDPETVRQKLENVHAILVPGGFGERGAEGKIMAAKFARENQIPYLGICFGMQMAVVEAARHQAGIAKATSSEFGDSGEHVVGLMTEWLNGNELNQRAAGGNLGGTMRLGAFAASLREGSKVADIYGTTQISERHRHRYEVNRDYIPQLEACGLKFSGMSPDGLLPEIVERDDHPWFIGVQYHPEYKSRPMQPHPLFKSFITAALDRSRLV; this comes from the coding sequence GCGCTGGGGGCCCTGCTTCAGGCGCGCGGCTATAAGGTTCGCCTGCGCAAGCTCGACCCCTATCTGAACGTCGATCCTGGCACGATGAGCCCCTATCAGCACGGGGAGGTCTTCGTCACCGATGACGGCGCGGAAACCGATCTCGACCTTGGCCACTATGAGCGCTTCACGGCGGTCAATGCGCGCAAAACCGACAATATCACCACCGGGCGCATCTATTCCAACATCATCGAAAAAGAGCGGCGCGGCGACTATCTGGGCGCCACCGTGCAGGTCATTCCGCACGTCACCGACCAGATCAAGAGCTTTGTCCTGTCGGATCAGGGCGATGCCGACTTCATTCTGGTCGAAATCGGTGGCACGGTCGGCGATATCGAAGGCCTGCCTTTCTTTGAAGCCATTCGCCAGCTTGGGCAGGAGCTGCCGCGCCGTCAGTGCTGCTTTATCCATCTGACCCTGCTGCCCTTCGTCAAGACGGCGGGCGAGATGAAGACCAAGCCGACCCAGCATTCGGTCAAGGAACTGCGCTCGATCGGTATTCAGCCGGACATTCTTCTGTGCCGCAGCGAGTATGAAATCCCGCGCGAGGAACGCCGCAAGATCGGTCTGTTCTGTAATGTGCGCGAAACAGCGGTCATTCAGGCGCTCGATTCGGCCAATATCTACGCCGTGCCGATCGACTATCACCGCGAAGGCTTCGACAACGAGGTGCTGAGCGTCTTCGGCATCGAAGACGCGCCGCAGCCCGATCTGTCGATGTGGGAAGACATCACCCACCGCTACGCCAAGCCGGACGGCGAGGTGTCGATTGCCATTGTTGGCAAATATACGGTGTTAAAAGACGCCTATAAGTCGTTGATCGAAGCCGTTTATCACGGCGGTATGGCCAACCGCGTCAAGGTCAATATCGAGTGGGTCGAGTCCGAAACCTTCGAGGACGATCCCGAAACCGTGCGTCAGAAGCTGGAAAACGTGCACGCTATTCTGGTGCCCGGCGGCTTCGGTGAGCGCGGGGCCGAAGGCAAGATCATGGCCGCCAAGTTCGCGCGCGAAAACCAGATCCCCTATCTCGGCATCTGCTTCGGGATGCAGATGGCCGTTGTCGAGGCCGCGCGCCATCAGGCCGGCATCGCCAAGGCCACCTCATCGGAGTTTGGCGACAGCGGCGAACACGTTGTGGGCCTGATGACCGAATGGCTCAATGGTAATGAGCTGAATCAGCGCGCGGCGGGCGGCAATCTGGGCGGGACCATGCGTCTGGGGGCCTTTGCGGCGAGCTTGCGCGAAGGCTCAAAAGTCGCCGATATCTACGGCACGACGCAGATTTCCGAACGCCACCGCCACCGTTACGAAGTCAATCGCGACTATATCCCGCAGCTTGAGGCCTGTGGCCTGAAGTTCAGCGGCATGTCGCCGGACGGCCTGCTGCCGGAAATCGTCGAACGCGACGACCATCCGTGGTTTATCGGCGTGCAGTACCACCCGGAATACAAGTCCCGCCCCATGCAGCCGCACCCGCTGTTCAAAAGCTTCATCACCGCGGCGCTCGACCGCAGCCGTCTGGTTTAA